Genomic window (Vigna unguiculata cultivar IT97K-499-35 chromosome 10, ASM411807v1, whole genome shotgun sequence):
CCCCCAATCTTTCGTAGACACAGTGGCGACGGTTTGGTCAAAGTGTAACAATAGAGGAGTGTGGTTGGCGACGTCGCAAAGGGTGTTTGCTCTTGGTGTGGTGCCTCTCGTGTGCTTTTATAGTGGTTGTTTGGAGACAGATATGTGGTGTGGTTGACATCTTCGTTTCCAGCAAGATGGAGTGTTGTAGGAAGTGGATCGGTTTCTACAAGTGCTTGTTGTGGCTGGTGGTTGATTTGTGAGGTGAAGCGTGATATGCTCCTATGGAGATGGTGGTGCTCCAACGACTACGCTGTGATTGCGTGGTGACTTCGTGGAGGACTTGCGGTGGTTAGTGCAGATTTGACGTGTAGATGGGCTGTAGTTGTTTTTGCATTTTGCGTGATGGGCTGACGATGCAAAAGCATGGAAATTTGTCAAAAATCATGCGTAAAAATTTGTGAAGATTACCATGAGTCCTTCCTTTAAGGCCAACACCTTAGCCATTTTAACAACATTTCCACGGCTAACCTGATTAGAGAAAAATAGTGTAAAACTTTACTGCTAAATCTCTATGTAGAAGGAAGCAAAATTCTCACTTCAAGAACTTTATCCATTACACCCAAACCAAAGTAGGGTAAAAGAATTAATGAGAATCATTATCTTTACAAGCCAAAGTAGCGAACTTCAAGGCCACCTTAGTGCTTCAGGGTGAAGTAGTAAGCTCTATTGTATTAGGTAGTATTGTTCAAATAAGTAATTTGTTAACATACATTTAAGTTAAAAtgtttgtatatataataatcataatgtgtaatatgttttatactttaatgttttttttccaataaaggttttatactttaatctttttttttcaatcaaaggTCAAACATACTTAGAAACCATCCAGACGAATCATTTGATGCCAAGTTGGAGATTGGATTTAAATTCCTTATCGGAAGTTATGTTTCTCATATGCAAGTAGACATACCAAAGCGAATAAAGGTATTCAATCTTCTccaatatattttagttatctTTTTCTTGCATTCTAGAGTATAATGGTTGTGATAGTTTTTGGTTGGTTGTTGTTGGTTGTTAGTGCATTAGTTAAAATTTCATAGTTAATGAGATTTATAGGCTTATCCAAGCCAATGTCTGTCAATGTGTTGGCATAATTTTTACCTAGAAAATTTGCAACATGGTGCTAAAAGCATTTTAATGTTGATTGAAATTGGAAATTTTGAAGGCATTTATTTGTATTGGTGTTAACTCcacatgtgttttttttaattttaattgcgAATGTAGAAAGActctattataaaaaaagttgcaTCCTTCTAGTTCAATCTGACCAATGTTGTTGACTCATGcaatatgataatatatacaatTTATAACTTAAGTATTTATCACCAAAAGATTGTTGATTTAAATTGTTCATAGTGTAGATTTTCAATGACATGTCTCCGATGGAGTAAGGAGTCTTGAAGGAAGTTTGTGAGCAATGGACTTCGtttcttttaagtgtttataGAATATTGTATTAGGTATTTTATGAGTTTTCATGTGAATCTTAAATGTATAGTCATTTAGTTTGGAgctgttttatatttaatataaatattaaattgtatttgatgtaaatgtaaatattaaattgaatgaaatcTGTTGTCTAGATGTTTTAGttaattatatacatgttttgtaTATGGTAGGAAGCATAAAcgaatttttcataaaaaaataaaaaaatcactttttataccggttaatGTTACAACCGATATAAAAGGCGAAACCTTTTATAGCAGTTGGATCTATAAACGgtataataattcatttttattaaaagccTTCCCTTTCCAAGTAGACTTTATATACCGTGTTTTAGAAAATggtataaaaaatttgattttttataccTGTCATTGAAGTGGTATAGAAAGTTGAAACTTTCTATATTATCTGTATCTATGCCGATTCCAAAACCGatataaaaattctttttaaaccAGTATAAAAAGGCTTTTCTGCACTAATGAATAAGTGACGTTGTGACATAATTGTAAATAAGATAACAATTTTTATGCTGATTGTAATTATAACCAGTATTGAAAGTGGTTGCGACGACATTTTTcttataaagaagaaaactttcTCTATCGCTTCTagttataatttgtataaaaaatggacatggtaacatttttgtaataaagaagaaaactttaaaTACTGATTCTAGTTATAACTAGTATATAAAgtattttgctttttttttatttgcaaacaCACAAATAAAGGGTTGTCAAAGCATTCTCTCTCATTTAGGGTTTGTTCTTGCACGCGAGTAAGAATAGTCACTTCTCTAGGCCAACCGCTCCTTCTCATAGGTGCCACTATAGCTCGGTCAGGGCATTTATGGGATTTCGAATGTTGTCGAAGTTGGTAGCGTCATATTCTTCTTCCAAATCATGAACATAAGCATATAGCCATGGAAATTAAACTACTATCTAAGAACAAGCTAGAGAATTAAGTAAAAATTTCCAAAGCTAATACAATTAAACTATTGATTTCACTCATTTCCTCGTTAGACTCCAACTCCTGGAATATCGCCTCCGCCGCAATTTTGAATCTCTCGCAATGCGATGAGAACAAGGAGGACATCGCCTCTATCGACGTAATTAAGTTGTTATTTCATGAGTTGAGCACAAGAATTGCGACGACAAAAGAGAACACGACGTGTGTGCTATTGTAGTTGTTGCAAATGAAGGAGAACAAGGCGATGATTGGGTGATTCAACGCGATTCCAACGTTGGTGAGCCTTTTTTTGGAGAGCGACAGGTTCCATGCGAAGAAGTACACGTCGATAGAGCTGTGTTTGTCGTGCATAGTGAAGGAGAACAACCTTAGAGCGATAAAGGTGGGGATTATGAAGGTGCTAGTGAAGTTGACGACGAAATTTAAGTTGAACATGGTGGACAAGTCGTTGGCGGCATCCCTAGTGGGAGATGGTAGAGAGGCGTCATAGAGGCTGTGACATGGCAGTCTTCTAACACACGATAAAGCATGTTATATTACCACATGTACATGACTTCACTAGTCTAACACAAATGCATGTATCCAGATAATATCGAGTCTAGAAGAGTTTCGTTGATAATATGATTTGTTAAGTGATTGTGTTTTATATTATGCATGAAACTTATATATGTGTGAAATGTTTAAGTGTTTATATCATTCGTTCAACTACCTTACCCTATCTATCTGTTTTCTTGGTTCTCTTGTGTTGTGTTctcttcttttgcgatgatcacctatttggTGGAAGCAGACAAAGTTACAGGTTTAAAAGCACCTTTGGAGGATGAGGAGCTATCCATTAAAGTTGTAGAAGGTCTCAAAGAGCTTAAGTAAGTGATTAGTTTTGTATACGCTTGTTAGTTTAGATAAAGTGtataaatcatatatttttgtatagtCCTATCTTTTGTAAAAAtgtattgataaatatttattacactAGCTTTAGTAAGTGATTAGTTTTGTATAGGCTTGTTAGTTTAGATATAGTGtataaatcatatatttttatatagtcatatcttttgcaaaattgtattgatatattttcttttacactAGATTATCTGTTTTGAACACTATGATGAAAcatcctattttattagtttcaagttgttaaatagggatgttacacatttttattcaattatgttAACTTATTTTGTACGTGTCAAATGCGTTTCATGTTAACATTTGAGTTTTCTACATCATTTAACATGTTCCTTCAATGTCAATTAGAAAAAATGGTTGATACGTCAAAATAATTCAACGTTGGATTAGAAAGACTCtggtcatttattttttaaaatttaagaatcaaaatacataaaagtttcgaataactaaaaattttaattttatattaaagttcaggaaaaacatatttatatctctaattttttattaattatacaatgtcattattatcttcttttatcttactattatgtaaaattatacatcattaatataaaaataataaaaataatgataaatgatTAGTGCTACTTTTAGTGTTTTCATTAATcacattatcattattatattaattacaaaatttttaatatgtgaACAAAATATgggttaaaataataattatattatctaattaaagaaaagttaaaataaagtcACGACTTAATGCTTGGACGCACATGGTACGACCAGAAATGAACGGTGAAGATGTTAGGCAAATCAACACGCAAACGTTTGGATGGAAAGAAAGTAAATTATGACTGAAATACTGAAACTGAAGTCAATGCATCTCTGGACAGACAAAACCAAGGAGTCTCCCAAGGTAGAAACTacaaataaaggaaacaaaGCCACACCGTACGATAATGTCAATGTAGAGAGAGAACAGAGGTTTTTATTTTACAGAGAGAAACCTTTTAGAGAGGGAAAGTCAGTGACAAGCACCACAAGAAGAAGTAGCTAGCACCCAAACCACATCAGATTTTGGATAATAGTCTAATCTTCATCACTCTTAGATCCATTGAGGTTGTTCCTGCACATCATGATTTTCTCTGGGTCAAACACCGGTTGAACACACAGAAGAAAGAGAGGGTTTGAAGAGATGGGTTTGATCATGACCCTTTTGATGCGTCACATGCCCTCATAGCGCAAAAGTTAAAatcgtatttttttttttttttgtgttttatggAATTTGTTCATGTGGGTCGTCTCAATTCCCTTCGATTAGTGAGATAGTCCACCTTTTAGTTCCATTCAGAATTGGGTTTTCCTTTTGTTGCGTAAAAGAAGAGTCTTTTAAGGTGGCTCGGCGGAGCCATGGGGGAGCATGTAGCAGCGGTGCACACTGCTACTAACGCTTTGCAAGCATTAGGGAGGGGTTTTGATGTGAATTTTGATACGAGGTTGCTCTATTGTAAAGGAATTTCAGGGTCTAGGGTAGTTGAAATTGATGAAGAACACCGTAGAGAACTGTTGTTGTACGATGATGTGGCTGTTCCTGACGTTTCCAGGGACATTGGAAGCTCCCAGGAGACCATGGAGCGTCAGAGTTCTGGGGTGTGCACGTTTCCTGAGGTAAGTTTGGGTattgaatttgttttctttttgtaattattttttcttgttttgtgagAATGCTTTGGGGGGAATTGTCGAGGTTTTAAATTGCTGTCATGGATACCCTGCGCTCCTGGATATTGTGGGCAATTGCTGACTAATACACTGATGTGGTCACAATTGTGAAGGCAGAGACCTCAAAAACCTTGACGACGCAGCCAAAATTGCAGTTGCCAAGTGTTTTTAAAACCTTGAAAATTGTTTCCTGAATGTAACTTAGCAATGTTTTCAATTGTGCTTAATTGTTTGTGCCCGTATAAGGGGAAAtgtatgttttgtttgatgaatttgaagTGGTTTTACGTTGGTTTTTATGATTATGGAGAAGAGGTTATCCTGGTGCAATGAAATTGAGGTGTGGAATGGCAGCTAGCAATGGATCTGTGGGAACCCTCAAAGTTATATTCATGAAGATGGTTTTCTTTGTCATGTGTGTAATATAGGATGGAAAGGGGGGGTGGAGCATTTGTCAAAACTAATATAATTAGAGGACCTGTCTTATGATATTTATCTGGCTCCGGCCTTAGCATGGAGACAATGCAGACTATGGTTCCTTTCCTCCACTTTAGAAGATTTTTTAGTTTGGCAGAAATTTCGAAATCATATATTCATATGTACTACTGACACTTGTCTTTTATGCTTTCCATTGTTTTTGTAAATTGCTTTCATAGTACTTCGTATCTTGATTCCCTTGTATTTGTTATGCATTAAGTATTTGAAACAAACAAACTATAGTTTCAGGTTGCACAACTATACATAAGAACAGGTGTCATATTTTACTGTTGTCCGCTGCAacattttctcaaatttatgATAGTTCTGCTGTGATTACAGATGGTGGAATACTTTAATGGAAGGGCAAATATATCAGGGAACTTTCCTCTTGGGAGTTTTAATGCTGCATTTAGCTTCACTGGTTCAAAACATGTTGATGCTGCAGCCACAAAAACCTTGTCTACAGAAGGATTTTATATTCCTCTTGCAAAGGTTCAGCTTAAAAAATCCCACTTAACGTTGCAAGGAAATGTCAAAAAGGCTGTCCCATTCAATTGGGACCCACCGGCCTTGGCAAGGTATGAATACAACAAGTTGTCTACGTAATGCTATAACAAAGATATCTAAGACTGTTACtgacatttaattatattttgacagTTTTATCGAAAATTTTGGGACTCATGTCATTACATCTATAACTATTGGTGGTAAAGATGTTATTTATGTTAAACAACACCATACTTCTCCTTTGTCAAAGTTGgagatgaaaaattatattcagGATATTGGAAATCAGAGGTTCTCTGACATCAATAGTCAAACAAGTGCAGGTCAAACAAAATCCAAGGATAAGGCTAGTTCACCTCAATACCCCTTTTCTTACATAAATTTACATGATTCAGTAGCTATGAATGTAATGCTTGATTATTTTGATTACCTTTTGGCAGGGTGTTGATCCGTTTTCATTCAATAGTCAAGGGGTTTACCCCCAACCTACAACTGCAACATATCCTTCTGGGAAAGAAGTATGCAATATACGTTTCActattatgtttttagttttttttcttttttgcagaGCTGAATGTTGTCATGTGGTCCATATAGACAAGTTCATCTATTGGGATAAaactttgtttttattgttgttgctactattataaaatattcatttccaGGATACTTTTACAGTTATATCCAAAATCatggaaatttaaattttgatgaaCCATTTTTCTAAAGTAAACTGTGTATGTATATGGTAATCTATCATGTCCCTAGGCATAGAAGTATACATAGTCTTAGGTTCTCATGGTGGGCTTAACCAAGAACCACGAAAATGATTATTTTCTCATCGGGAACTTCAGCAAGTACCTCTAACATGGTTCTTTTCCCTCCTAACCCCTGAACCTGATTTTCAACATCCCAATCCTTTTCTAAATTgatgtagaaaataaaaaaaattagctaGTTAATAGCTCCTGTGCATATACAAGTATCAGTACATTATTGGAGATGATACTGGTATAGGGATGTGACATTTCAATTTAGGATGTGGTTGAGTGACTTTTGGCATAATCCAACATGATTAATGTATACCATTGcacaaaacattttataaacaCACACATTCATCACAATATACatcttaattttttctaaaaagagGATTAAGTTGGCTGTTCCATTTCCAAGGTTAATGGGGAAAATGaaagtttgtttatttattttttttattttcaacctTAGCCATTAGTGATTCAATAGAATAATAGAATTTATTTCTAGCTGTATTTGATGTTGATTTAGTGAAGTATCTGATACTGATACTGATACAGTTATACATGCAACATCAATTCAAAGACATTGGAAACTATTAGTGCTTTCTAAGTAATAGTTGTTTTTGTGTATTTCCTTCATGcacttttcttgcaaaataaCTTTCCTTTTGTGTTATTAACATTTGAGAATATGTAATCAAATTTGTCGCACCTGAATGGATTGAGTTCAGATATGGTTGGTCTTGATCTTCTCTGTAAGGTCTCAAGTCTTGGAGTACTCCGGTGCCCAAGTAAGAGGGGATTTGGTTTATCGGATagatttttatcaattattagTCATATTGAGCATAAAGAGAAATGATTCAAATAAGAGTGAGGAAAAGAGAATGAGTATACCTCCGTGACCGGGAGTTTTGGTTTTGTGGTGCCGAACAAGTAATTGAGAGTAGTAGTAATCTATAGTTGTtctgagacgttgtccttgttAGGCTTTAGGGCCCTGCTTATTAGGCTGTAGGTTGTACATTACAGAATTCTTGGATACTCTGACAACTACTTTTCCATGGGAAGTTGGGAATGGcttctttttatttcattttatgaatttgaaattaaaatctgATATCCTTGTTTTGCTTGGCATGCACAGCAATGCCAAAATTAAAACTCTGGTGATAAAATATCACTATTCTATTTTCAAAGGCATTGGCAATATTTCACAAGTCTTTCTCCATTAATGCCCCATCTTTTTCAGCCATGAATGTGAAATCTGATTCTGTGCGTCATTATTGATTGTCAGTAGCTGTCTGGTCTGTGGAATGCCTTTGTCAATTTTGTCTAGAAAAAAGTCTTTATCaagtattatgtttttttttcttaacttccTCGAATACTTATTGGTCAGGATGTTACAGTCATTtttagaagaagaggaggagatGATTTAGAACAGAACCACAGGAAATGGCTATCAACTGTGAAGTCCTCCCCAGATATCATTGAGATGACTTTCTGTCCTATAACTGCTCTACTTGATGAAATACCTGCCAAGGAGCATTTGACTCGTGCCATTGGTCTTTATCTTGAATGTAAGTCAATTTAtcctttactttttattatttttaatttttttcatgttgGCTTTGAGGAGCATAGTCTAATATCAGTCAAACacatttctttttctgtttcccCAAATTTTGCTCACAGTTAAACCTCCAATTGAAGAACTTAGATATTTCCTGGAGTTTCAGATTCCTCGTGTATGGGCTCCTTTACAAGACAGGATTCTTGGTCAGCAAAGA
Coding sequences:
- the LOC114166825 gene encoding MACPF domain-containing protein CAD1-like — translated: MGEHVAAVHTATNALQALGRGFDVNFDTRLLYCKGISGSRVVEIDEEHRRELLLYDDVAVPDVSRDIGSSQETMERQSSGVCTFPEMVEYFNGRANISGNFPLGSFNAAFSFTGSKHVDAAATKTLSTEGFYIPLAKVQLKKSHLTLQGNVKKAVPFNWDPPALASFIENFGTHVITSITIGGKDVIYVKQHHTSPLSKLEMKNYIQDIGNQRFSDINSQTSAGQTKSKDKGVDPFSFNSQGVYPQPTTATYPSGKEDVTVIFRRRGGDDLEQNHRKWLSTVKSSPDIIEMTFCPITALLDEIPAKEHLTRAIGLYLEFKPPIEELRYFLEFQIPRVWAPLQDRILGQQRKEPVCPSLQFSIMGQKLYISQEQITVGRRPVTGLRLCLEGSKQNRLSILVQHLVSLPKILHPYWDSHVAIGAPKWQGPEEQDSRWFEPVKWKNFSHVSTAPIENPETFIGDFSGVHIVTGAQLGVWDFGSRNVLYMKLLYSRLPGCTIRRSLWDHAGNSSSKTVNVGTTSNSDNSIVGEKATGNKLVKYVDMSAMTKEPQDPPGHWLVTGGKLGVEKGKIVLRVKYSLLNY